CGGAAATGCTGCCGAAGTAGGAACAAGCACTTCTTTCCAGACCGGCAATACAACTGTTGAAACCACATCTTCATCAACAACCACATTCATTACTGTTTCTGCTGGTGTTCAGATAGAATTATAATTCTACAATCCGGTCCGGAGATTTATCCGGACCGGAACCTCTTCTGAAAAAAATTTTCTTCTAAAGCAACCTTTCGTCCAAAACCTGCGTCATAAGACTGTTAATTTTTTTATCGGATGTTAAATCTGTTTTTATTAACTTATTTGTGTCTCACACAAAAATGAAAGGGGCGAGGGGACAAATGAATAAATTCTTTAAAATTCTTGCATACATTCTTGGGGGAGTGTTTGTACTTGTAATTGCATTTCTAATCTACTTTAACTCATCATATCCAAAGGTAGATCCGCCGTCGAATGAAACGGTTGAAATAACACCGGCGAGAATCGCCAGAGGTGAATACCTTGCGAAACATGTGGCTGTCTGTATGGATTGCCATTCATCCCGCGACTGGACAAAATTTTCGGGTCCTCCTAAATTGGAAACATGGGGAATGGGGGGCGATAAGTTCAGTGAAGAGATCGGTTTCCCGGGAACCCTCTATTCAAAAAATATTACGCCTGCATCTTTGAAGGATTGGTCCGACGGAGAACTTATCCGTGCGATCACATGCGGCGTAAATAAAGACGGCAACGCATTCTTTCCACTGATGCCGTATTTAAACTATAATAAAATGACAAGAGAGGATCTCTATTCAATTGTTGCATACATCCGCTCTCTCAAACCGGTTGAGAACGAAGTGCCCGAAGGGAGTCTCGACTTCCCTCTCAACTTCATCGTTAAAACGATTCCGCCTAAATCATTCAATCCCTCACCGGAACCGGACAGAAACGATCAGCTTAAATATGGAGAGTACGTTACTAAAATGGCGGCGTGTTTCGATTGCCACACTCAATCGGTTAAAGGGGAATACATTATGGAGAAGGCCTTTGCGGGCGGTGCGGAATTTAATTTCCCCGGCGGCGTTGTAAGAAGCGCAAATATAACTCCGGACAAAAACACAGGGCTCGGCAGCTGGACGAAAGAACAATTCATTGCAAGGTTCAAAGTAATGGATCCGGACAGCAACCAGATTCAATCAGTTAACATGACGGATTACAACACTGCAATGCCCTGGACAATGTATGCCGGCATGACCGAAGAAGACCTGGGGGCTATTTACGATTATCTCTATTCTCTCAAACCGATCTATAATTCCGTTACAAAATGGACTCCTAAAAAGTAGACTGTCTGGTGCAGACCATCCGTCTGCACCAACATTTTTCTCTAATTTATTATAGATTGCCATTCAAAATTTCCGGATCTGAACAATTGAATGATATTATCGCTTCACTCATTCTATTTATTATCGGTGCTATTGCCGCGGTAATAAATGTAAATGCCGGCGGCGGTTCGTCGCTTACGCTTCCTGCGCTTATTTTTTTAGGACTTGATTCAGCAACCGCTAACGGAACGAACAGAATTGCTATTCTTATGCAGAATGTAAGTTCTATTTATACTTTCAAGAAGGCGCAGTACGAACAATTCAACCTCAGCATGAAACTCTCGCTCATTACTCTTCCCGGCGCTGTTCTTGGCGCCCTCGTTGCGATTAAGATTAGCGATGAATTGTTCAATACCATTCTCGGAATAATAATGATTGCAATTACTTTAACAATGATCTTCCCGGCATCAAAATCAAAAAAGAATGACGACACCGAGAATAAAAAAATTACAATACCTCTCTTTCTTACATTTGTTGTGGTCGGTTTCTACGGCGGATTTATTCAGATCGGAATCGGTTTTGTTCTTATGGCAATACTGAACAAGATGATGCACTTCAGCCTTATCTATGTTAACATGCACAAAGTCTTCATCGTATTCATTCTGACAATTCCTGCTCTCCTTATCTTCATCATTTCCGGTAATGTAAACTGGTACTGGGGTTTAAGTCTGGGACTTGGTAATGCGCTCGGCGGATGGTGGGGAACAAAACACTCTATTAAAAAAGGGGATAAGTTTATTAAAGCCGTCCTTTCTATCGCAATACTTATTATGGCGCTTAAACTTATGAAAATAATCCCGTAAGTTTTTTCATCAGACCAGAAGTGTAACTGCGATAACGGGAATATGGATTAACGCAAAGACTCCGAATCTTAAAAAAGTTTCTTTTCTTACATCTTCAGCAAGATATCCGAAATAAGCGCCTTTCATTATTGTGTTGCTCAAAATCGAAATAAGAATGCCTGAAACAATTACACCCGTTGTAAATCCCGACGAATTAACAAGAGACAGAACAAATGGGCTTACATCCGTAACTCCGACAAGAACTGAAAGCGAAAGAATTCCGGATTGACCGAAATATTCTTTTACCAGTCCGGTAATAAAAGATAAGGCAACGAAGAGAACGGCAAATATAAACGCCGGTCTTATCTCGAACGGGTTCTGAAGTTTCTCCGAGTCACCAAGTTTGGAAACCTTATATTTTTTTGTCGGAAAATTAAATAGCGATATTGCAAATCCGGTTCCGCTCAGAAATATCATCTGCCACCACAAGGAGGATATTATGGATGGACTAATAATATAGATGAGAACCAGAAGCCGCAGATACATTACGCTCGATGCGACGAGAACTCCCTGAAGCGCATTTTTCGAAATCTGGTTGTTCTGCTGCGTCATCCTTCCGTATGCAATTGAAACCGCGGTGCTCGAAACTATTCCGCTTACAAGCCCCGATACCCAGAAGCCGACTTTCTCGCCGAGGCGCTTAGACAAAATATATCCTACAAATCCGATCGTTGAAACGAGTATTACTATCTGCCAGACCTTCGATGGGTTCACCCTGAACTGTGTATACTCCTCGTTAGGAAGCACGGGAAGTATAATAAGCGTGACAAGTAAAAATTTAAGCACTGCAAGAAACTCAACGCGGTCGAGTTTTTCTACAAAATCCTCCAGACGGGCTTTTTCCGAAAGAAGCATTGTGTTTATTATTCCAAGCGCCATAGACGCCCATATATCTACAAGCATTGCAAGCGCGCCCACAATGAAAGTTAGAAGTGCAGAGAGTTCGGTTGTAACACCGGGCTGATCGTACTGAAATTTTGAGAAGTATGAAATTGCGGTAAGTGCCGCAAGCGCTATAAGACCGATCGGCAATATCGATTTCTCTCCCATCGTGAAGAGCCACGCGCATCCGAATCCGAATAAACTGATTATCGGGTAAGTCCGGATTCCGCCGAATAAAACTTTTTTATGCTTGCTCTGTGAAGACTCCCGCTCTAGTCCAACTAAAAAACCCAATGCAAGAGCAACAACTAGTCTTAGCTGTACGGTCCACTCAATTGCTTCCATCTCTCACCGTTAATACAAAGTTGAAAAACCATTCTCAATTTGCAGAAAATTTTGTGAAGAATAAACAGAGAATGATTAGACCGGTTTTGTCCGGCTTTCTTCCTATTAATGATTTTTTTTATAGATTTACCGTTAGAATTTTTGATGATTTATTAAAACCATCTTACAACATATCACAACAGCTGCTCTCATTGCATAGCTGCTTATCCTTTAGAGAAATTCTCCGCGGGATAAGTACGTACTTTAAAAATGCTTAAGCATATTTAAAAAATTATAACGAATTTTAATTAGAGAGGATGCAATGAAATATCTTAGTTCATTGGGATGGAATGATTTCTTTGATAATTCATTTAAAAATTTCGATTCCAATACATATAAATGCGGAAGGATCTCCGCTGAAAACAAAACAAATTACTCGGTGCTTACCGGGTCCGGCGAGATCATCGGAGAGGTTTCGGGCAGGTACCTGTTCGAAACTGAAAGACAGAGCGATTTACCGAAAGTAGGAGACTGGGTTGTAATAACACTTTTCAATAATAATGAGTTGGCTGTTATTCATCAGACGCTTCCAAGAAGAACAAAAATATCCCGGAAAAGCGCGGACAGAAAAACAGACGAGCAGATAATAGCCGCAAATGTTGACATCGCTTTTATTGTTCAGTCGCTTGACGATAACTTTAACATAAACCGCCTGGAAAGATATCTTTCCGTTGTATATCAGGGCGGGGTAAAACCCGTCGTGATTCTGAATAAAACAGACCTCTGTAATGACGTGGAAGAAAAGGTTAAACTTGTTAAAGAAAGGACGGGAATTGAAAATCCGGTTTCTGTCAGTGCTCTTAACCGCGATGGTTTGGATGCAATAACAAGTATGATTGAGCCCGGATCAACCATTGTATTCCTCGGCTCCTCGGGCGTTGGAAAGTCGACACTTATAAACGCGCTCCTTGGATACGACCGCTTCGCAACAAATGAAGTGCGGGAACAGGATTCAAGAGGGAAGCACACTACAACCCGCCGCGAAATGGTTCTGCTTCCCTCCGGCGGTATATTAATAGACACACCGGGGATGAGAGAGCTCGGTCTCTGGAATGCAGATAATGGGCTGGCTCAAACTTTTTCGGAATTCGATGATTATTCGGAATCGTGCAAATACTCCGATTGTACTCATACACACGAGATTGGTTGTGCCGTGCTAAGTGCGCTCGAAAAGGGATTTATACCCAAAGAGAGATACGAGAATTATCTTAAGCTGCGCAAGGAATTGAAGTACCTGGAATCGAAGCAGAATATCTCCGCCCAGATTGAAGAGAAAAGAAAGTGGAAGATTATTCATAAAGAGCTGAAGAATTTCAACAAGAAGAACAAGCAGTAAAATCAGAACAACGGGGTAATAATTTTCAACGAATGATTTTTATTACCCCGGAATATTTCAAAAGTAACTAAGCCATTTATACTTTCTCTTCTTTTTCATTTCATAAAACCATTTTGATAATGGGTACATAATAACGACTGCCAACAACCATGCGATGTAAACTCCGAATAGACCATATCCAAACTCATTTGGCCAGCTAGATGGATCGGAATTATCAAACAAAAAAACTGCATCAAGCCCTTGCGCCAGTGCAAGAACAACAGCAAGAAGATGTATCACGGGAACATGAAGCAGATAATAGAAGAGCGGAACTCTTCCAAATATCAAAAGAATTTTTTTAGGAAGACCAATTAACTTTTCGAAAAGAACGAGTGTAATAAAAGATGGTCCGAGCGTCATTAATAAAAACAGCAGTGATGGCGGATATTTTTCGGTATTAAGAAATTCAAGAAGTGTATAGAACGAATTATCTCGTGTTATCCATGGATGCGGATCGCCATAAAGATTTATGAATCTTAATATGATGAAAACAGTTGTTACCGATAAACCGAGTTGGATAAGAATTTTATTCCGATCATGCGCCGGCAATAAAAACAATTTACCGAATCCGTATCCGGCGGCCATTACACCTATCCATGGAATGATAGGATAAACAACCCAGAACAATCCGTCGCTGCCGAATCTTATTTCGCCCCCGTCATGAAGGAAAATCCAGATTGTCTTAAACCAGCCGAGGTCCTCTGCTCTAATACCATCCAGCAAGTTGTGAAAGAGAATCATTACAATGCCGGATATTGTGGTAACTCTTAATGGCAGATAGATGAGTCCCGCTAATACAATCATTGCAACACCAAGGACCCATATTACCTGGACCCATGCATAAGAATAATTAACATTGAATTGCCATCCAAGACGGACAAGCGTAAGCTCAAGCACAACAAGAAGCAGTCCTCTTACAACAAGGTATTTAGCAAGCTCCTTCTTCGATTCGGTTTTCAATCCGTAAAGAAATGCCGAAGTTCCCGCAAAGAATACAAAGACGGGCGCGCAGAAGTGGGTTATCCATCGTGTTATAAAATAGTATGCGTTACCGTTTGTTAAATCAAGAGGATTGAACGGGGCTGCGGAAAAGAAATCGCGGGTATGATCAAGCGCCATTATTACCATTACAAATCCGCGAAGAAGATCAATCGACTCAATTCTTCCCTGTTTATTTAAGATGGTGCCGTCAACATTATTTATTTGTCCTGCCATAAAATATCTTTCTACAAAAGTCTATTGTTAAAATTAAAGTATGAAAAAAATTGGGGAGTTCAAACCGCACAACTATATTCACAATACTTACAAATCTGTTTATTATTTTTAAAATGGAAATAAGTAAAAGAGTTGATATGATTCATCAGAAAGAAATTACAATAAAGCAGATCGGTCGCGGATTTCATTTAATTACCAACGAGATCCTTCAGCAATTGCCCGAACTTAAAAACACAAGGAGGGGAATTGCACATATTTTTATTAAGCATACTTCGGCATCGCTGACAATAAACGAGAATGCCGATCCGACTGTCCGTTCCGACATGGAAACATTTTTCAACCGTGCAGTTCCGGAATCCGACATTAAATATTACGAGCATACACTAGAAGGTTCGGATGATATGACCTCGCAT
This Melioribacteraceae bacterium DNA region includes the following protein-coding sequences:
- a CDS encoding sulfite exporter TauE/SafE family protein — encoded protein: MNDIIASLILFIIGAIAAVINVNAGGGSSLTLPALIFLGLDSATANGTNRIAILMQNVSSIYTFKKAQYEQFNLSMKLSLITLPGAVLGALVAIKISDELFNTILGIIMIAITLTMIFPASKSKKNDDTENKKITIPLFLTFVVVGFYGGFIQIGIGFVLMAILNKMMHFSLIYVNMHKVFIVFILTIPALLIFIISGNVNWYWGLSLGLGNALGGWWGTKHSIKKGDKFIKAVLSIAILIMALKLMKIIP
- a CDS encoding MgtC/SapB family protein, translated to MEAIEWTVQLRLVVALALGFLVGLERESSQSKHKKVLFGGIRTYPIISLFGFGCAWLFTMGEKSILPIGLIALAALTAISYFSKFQYDQPGVTTELSALLTFIVGALAMLVDIWASMALGIINTMLLSEKARLEDFVEKLDRVEFLAVLKFLLVTLIILPVLPNEEYTQFRVNPSKVWQIVILVSTIGFVGYILSKRLGEKVGFWVSGLVSGIVSSTAVSIAYGRMTQQNNQISKNALQGVLVASSVMYLRLLVLIYIISPSIISSLWWQMIFLSGTGFAISLFNFPTKKYKVSKLGDSEKLQNPFEIRPAFIFAVLFVALSFITGLVKEYFGQSGILSLSVLVGVTDVSPFVLSLVNSSGFTTGVIVSGILISILSNTIMKGAYFGYLAEDVRKETFLRFGVFALIHIPVIAVTLLV
- the rsgA gene encoding ribosome small subunit-dependent GTPase A, with protein sequence MKYLSSLGWNDFFDNSFKNFDSNTYKCGRISAENKTNYSVLTGSGEIIGEVSGRYLFETERQSDLPKVGDWVVITLFNNNELAVIHQTLPRRTKISRKSADRKTDEQIIAANVDIAFIVQSLDDNFNINRLERYLSVVYQGGVKPVVILNKTDLCNDVEEKVKLVKERTGIENPVSVSALNRDGLDAITSMIEPGSTIVFLGSSGVGKSTLINALLGYDRFATNEVREQDSRGKHTTTRREMVLLPSGGILIDTPGMRELGLWNADNGLAQTFSEFDDYSESCKYSDCTHTHEIGCAVLSALEKGFIPKERYENYLKLRKELKYLESKQNISAQIEEKRKWKIIHKELKNFNKKNKQ
- a CDS encoding heparan-alpha-glucosaminide N-acetyltransferase domain-containing protein → MAGQINNVDGTILNKQGRIESIDLLRGFVMVIMALDHTRDFFSAAPFNPLDLTNGNAYYFITRWITHFCAPVFVFFAGTSAFLYGLKTESKKELAKYLVVRGLLLVVLELTLVRLGWQFNVNYSYAWVQVIWVLGVAMIVLAGLIYLPLRVTTISGIVMILFHNLLDGIRAEDLGWFKTIWIFLHDGGEIRFGSDGLFWVVYPIIPWIGVMAAGYGFGKLFLLPAHDRNKILIQLGLSVTTVFIILRFINLYGDPHPWITRDNSFYTLLEFLNTEKYPPSLLFLLMTLGPSFITLVLFEKLIGLPKKILLIFGRVPLFYYLLHVPVIHLLAVVLALAQGLDAVFLFDNSDPSSWPNEFGYGLFGVYIAWLLAVVIMYPLSKWFYEMKKKRKYKWLSYF
- a CDS encoding secondary thiamine-phosphate synthase enzyme YjbQ — encoded protein: MIHQKEITIKQIGRGFHLITNEILQQLPELKNTRRGIAHIFIKHTSASLTINENADPTVRSDMETFFNRAVPESDIKYYEHTLEGSDDMTSHIKASMLGSSVTIPITDGEFNLGTWQGIYLCEHRNYGGARRIVVTIYGE